One Corvus moneduloides isolate bCorMon1 chromosome 24, bCorMon1.pri, whole genome shotgun sequence DNA segment encodes these proteins:
- the PROK1 gene encoding prokineticin-1 — protein MLFPPPQPCQRDPPCGSGICCAVSLELRGLRVCTPLGQEGDECHPLSHKVPFLGKCQHHSCPCLPSLLCCRVLDSRYRCSIDFKNIHF, from the exons atgcttttccctcctccccagccctgccagcgGGACCCTCCGTGCGGCAGCGGGATCTGCTGTGCCGTGAGCCTGGAGCTGCGGGGGCTGCGCGTCTGCACccccctggggcaggagggggacGAGTGTCACCCCCTCAGCCACAAG GTGCCTTTCCTTGGGAAGTGCCAGCACCactcctgcccctgcctgcccagcctcctgtgctgcagggtcCTCGACAGCCGCTACCGCTGCTCCATCGACTTCAAGAACATCCATTTTTAG
- the LOC116455474 gene encoding embryonic pepsinogen-like — MWFLVLLCAAAALCQGVTKLPLERGRKLRDVLREKDLLHQFFQHHHYDIGTKFPHAFLNGTGAATEPLLNTLDVEYYGTISIGTPPQDFTVVFDTGSSDLWVPSVSCTSLACQTHRVFDPSQSSTYKSTGLSLSIRYGTGEMEGIVGSDTVTVASLVDTNQLFGLSTAEPGQFFVDVRFDGILGLGYPNLAADGVTPVFDNLVNQSLLRENLFSVYLSREAAGSVVIFGGIDESYFTGPINWIPVSYQGYWQISMDSIIVNSQEVACAGGCQAIIDTGTSLVVGPPSGIRSIQSAVGARQGTYGEHSVNCSSIAAMPDVIFVIDGVQYPVSAVAYTEQHDQGSCMSSFQDTSGDLWILGDVFIRVYYSIFDRANNRVGLAKAV, encoded by the exons ATGTGgttcctggtgctgctctgtgctgctgctgccctctgccagGGTGTCACCAA GCTGCCCTTGGAAAGGGGGAGGAAGCTGAGGGATGTCCTCAGGGAGAAGGATTTGCTGCACCAGTTCTTCCAGCATCACCACTACGACATCGGCACCAAATTCCCACACGCTTTCCTCAACGGAACCGGCGCCGCCACCGAGCCCCTGCTGAACACCCTCGAC GTGGAATACTATGGGACCATCTCCATCGGCACCCCCCCGCAGGACTTCACCGTGGTCTTCGACACTGGCTCCTCCGACCTCTGGGTTCCCTCCGTGTCCTGCACCAGCCTGGCTTGCC AAACCCACCGGGTGTTTGATCCCTCGCAGTCCTCCACCTAcaagagcacagggctgagtcTGTCCATCCGCTACGGCACCGGCGAGATGGAGGGGATCGTGGGCTCCGACACTGTCACC gtggcCTCTCTGGTGGACACCAACCAACTCTTCGGCTTGAGCACCGCCGAGCCCGGACAGTTCTTTGTCGATGTCAGATTCGATGGGATCCTGGGCTTGGGATACCCAAATCTGGCTGCCGATGGGGTCACGCCGGTCTTTGATAACCTGGTGAACCAGAGCTTGCTGCGGGAGAACCTCTTTTCTGTCTACCTGTCCCG TGAGGCAGCAGGGAGCGTGGTCATCTTCGGGGGCATTGATGAGTCCTATTTCACCGGCCCCATCAACTGGATCCCCGTCTCTTACCAGGGCTACTGGCAGATCTCCATGGACAG catCATTGTGAACAGCCAGGAGGTTGCGTGCGCTGGTGGCTGCCAGGCCATCATTGACACCGGCACTTCCCTCGTGGTCGGGCCACCCTCGGGCATCAGGAGCATCCAGAGTGCAGTtggggccaggcagggcacGTATGGAGAG CACAGCGTGAACTGCAGTTCCATCGCTGCCATGCCCGATGTCATCTTTGTCATCGACGGGGTCCAGTACCCTGTGTCCGCCGTGGCTTACACCGAGCAG CACGACCAAGGATCTTGCATGAGCAGCTTCCAGGACACCTCTGGGGACCTCTGGATCTTGGGAGATGTCTTCATCAGGGTGTACTACAGCATCTTTGACCGGGCCAACAACCGTGTTGGGCTGGCCAAGGCTGTTTAA
- the KCNA10 gene encoding potassium voltage-gated channel subfamily A member 10, with translation MMDVASWKEMEVALVSFDNADQIVEDPCYSNDLSPAAQSRKGHPSCANLLSNLRILINSENANNETIFSRFSTEFSDHLVGERVGMDEGDQRVIINIAGLRFETRLKTLDQFPETLLGDPEKRMRYFDSMRNEYFFDRNRPSFDGILYYYQSGGKIRRPANVPIDVFADEITFYELGDEAMDQFREDEGFIKDPETLLPTNDFHRQFWLLFEYPESSSAARGVALVSVLVIVISIIIFCMETLPEFREEREFKSTEELSKNVTDTLLAHSTFTDPFFVIETACIVWFSFELFVRFIVCPSKTEFFRNIMNIIDIVSIIPYFVTLTTELIQQSELNGQQNMSLAILRIIRLVRVFRIFKLSRHSKGLQILGQTLKASMRELGLLIFFLFIGVILFSSAVYFAEVDEPQSHFSSIPDGFWWAVVTMTTVGYGDMCPTTLGGKIVGTLCAIAGVLTIALPVPVIVSNFNYFYHRETENEEKQMLPGEVERLLASVATGNGSMESLNKTNGGYPRDKAKK, from the coding sequence ATGATGGACGTGGCCagttggaaggagatggaggtggcactggtCAGTTTTGACAACGCCGATCAGATCGTGGAGGATCCCTGTTATTCCAACGACCTCAGCCCCGCCGCGCAGTCGCGGAAAGGCCACCCCAGCTGCGCCAACCTCCTGTCCAACCTGCGGATCCTCATCAACAGCGAGAACGCCAACAATGAGACCATCTTCTCCAGGTTCTCCACCGAGTTCAGCGACCACCTGGTGGGGGAGAGGGTGGGCATGGATGAGGGGGACCAACGAGTCATCATCAACATCGCTGGGCTGAGGTTTGAGACGCGGCTCAAGACCCTCGACCAGTTCCCCGAGACCTTGCTTGGGGACCCGGAAAAGAGGATGCGTTACTTTGACTCCATGAGGAATGAATATTTCTTTGACAGGAACAGGCCCAGTTTTGATGGGATCCTGTACTATTACCAGTCTGGGGGGAAAATACGGCGCCCGGCCAACGTCCCCATCGACGTCTTTGCTGATGAAATCACCTTCTATGAGCTGGGTGATGAAGCCATGGACCAGTTCCGGGAGGATGAAGGGTTCATCAAGGATCCTGAGACCCTCTTACCAACCAATGACTTTCACAGGCAGTTCTGGCTGCTCTTCGAGTACCCCGAGAGCTCCAGTGCAGCCAGAGGTGTAGCTTTGGTCTCTGTCCTGGTCATTGTCATCTCCATCATCATCTTCTGCATGGAGACCCTGCCGGAGTTCCGGGAGGAGAGGGAGTTTAAGTCCACCGAGGAGCTTTCTAAGAATGTGACAGACACCTTGCTGGCCCACAGCACCTTCACAGACCCTTTCTTCGTCATAGAGACCGCCTGCATCGTCTGGTTCTCCTTTGAGCTCTTTGTCCGGTTCATCGTGTGCCCCAGCAAGACTGAGTTCTTCAGGAACATCATGAACATCATCGACATTGTGTCCATCATCCCCTACTTCGTGACGCTCACCACCGAGCTGATCCAGCAGAGCGAACTCAACGGGCAGCAGAACATGTCCTTGGCCATTCTGCGGATCATCCGCCTCGTCAGGGTCTTCCGCATCTTCAAGCTCTCCCGGCACTCCAAGGGGCTGCAGATCCTGGGGCAGACCCTCAAGGCCAGCATGCGGGAGCTGGGCTTGctcatcttcttcctcttcatcgGCGTCATCCTCTTCTCCAGCGCCGTTTACTTCGCGGAAGTCGATGAGCCGCAGTCGCATTTCTCCAGCATTCCCGATGGCTTCTGGTGGGCCGTGGTGACCATGACCACCGTGGGCTACGGAGACATGTGTCCCACCACCTTGGGCGGGAAGATCGTGGGGACTCTGTGCGCCATCGCGGGGGTGCTGACCATCGCTCTGCCCGTGCCCGTCATCGTCTCGAACTTCAACTATTTCTACCACCGGGAGACGGAGAACGAGGAGAAGCAGAtgctgcccggggaggtggAACGGCTGCTGGCCAGCGTGGCCACGGGCAATGGCAGCATGGAGTCACTCAATAAGACCAATGGGGGTTACCCTCGAGACAAGGCCAAAAAATGA